A window of Pectobacterium carotovorum genomic DNA:
CCAGTAGGCGCTCACGAGCCTGCGTCGCGGCCGTCATGTATTCGTCATAGTTGCCGGGATAAATACGCAGCTCACCGTAGTCCAGATCCGCCATGTGCGTACACACCATGTTCAGGAAGTGACGGTCATGCGAGATGATGATCATGGTGCTGTTACGCTCGTTCAGCACCTGCTCCAGCCAACGGATCGTATCGATATCCAGGTTGTTGGTCGGTTCGTCGAGCAGCAGGATATCAGGATCGGCAAACAGCGCCTGCGCCAACAGGACACGCAGTTTCCAACCGGGAGCAATTTCACTCATCAAACCATAGTGCTGCTCAACGGGAATCCCCACGCCCAACAACAGCTCGCCCGCGCGTGATTCTGCGCTGTAGCCATCCATCTCACCGTATTGCACTTCCAGATCGGCAACTTTATAGCCGTCGGCTTCGCTCATTTCAGCCAATGAATAGATACGGTCGCGCTCTTCTTTTACCGCCCACAGCTCACCGTGGCCCATGATAACGGTATCCAGCACGCTGTATTTTTCAAAAGCGAACTGATCCTGACGCAGTTTACCCAGACGTTCATTAGGATCGAGGAAGACGTTACCGCCGCTCGGCACCAGATCGCCGCCGAGAATCTTCATGAATGTGGATTTTCCGCAGCCATTCGCGCCAATCAAACCGTAACGGTTGCCGCCGCCAAATTTAACGGAAATGTTTTCAAACAACGGCTTGCTGCCGAACTGCATGGTGATATTGTTGGTACTTAACACAGCACTTATACTCGAGTCGGAATGTGATTTGGCGCGCATTATGCCACAAGCGCGCGATAGGATCGCGGTTAGTTTTGAGTAATATTTAAGCGATAGCGCATACAGGAGAGAAATGCGATGCCTATACTACGTCGTTTCAAACAGGTCGACGTTTTCACCCAGCAGCCTTTCAAGGGCAATCCGCTTGCCGTCATTATGGAGGCGAAAGGATTAACCGATGCGCAAATGCAGGAGATCGCTCGCTGGACAAACCTGTCAGAAACCACGTTTGTCCTGCCAGCCACCGATCCTTTAGCGGATTACCACGTCCGCATTTTTACGCCAGAATCGGAGCTGCCCTTTGCCGGACACCCTACGCTAGGCACTGCACATGCCCTGCTGGAAGAAGGATTGCGCCCTAAATCTCCGGGCCAGTTGGTGCAACAATGCGGTATTGGCCTCGTACCGATCAACATCGGTGAGGATAAGAGCCTCGCTTTTCACGCGCCTCAGGCCACCCTCGTTCCCTTTGACGATGAACACCTGCCACTGCTGGAAAAAACGCTGGGCATTACTGGTTTTGATCGTGCCGCTATCGATACCCGCTACCCGCCCACCGCAGTACACATGGGCATTCGCTGGCTCGTGATTCGCGTAGACAGCGCCGACACCTGTCTGAACATCACACCAGATGCTGAAGCACTCTCAGCCGTGCAAAACCTCAGCCAGACCAACGGCATCGCTGTCTATGGCCCACACGATGGCGCAACGCCTGCCGGCTATGAGATTCGTGCCTTCTACATCGAACGCGGTCATCTCAAGGAAGATCCGGTTACTGGCAGTGCCAATGCCTGTCTGGCTGCACTGCTTCGCCAGCAGCACTCGACGAATAACGTCACCGCACCACTTAGCTACCTTGCGCGACAGGGCACTATGCTACAGCGCGATGGCCAGATTACCGTCACTTACCTGAACGATGAACCGTGGATCGGCGGGCACAGCGTCACGATTGTTGACGGTACGTTACAGGGATAAGGAGGGATTTTATGGCAACGCCATTTGCCGATACGTCATTTACAGATGCACTGTATGCATTGCGTCATCAGCCTCATCTGTGCCTCACGATCCAGGAAGAAAGCGATGCCGATGCGCTCTTTACCCTGATTCAGCAGGAAAAAGCGCGTCTGCGGCGTACGTTACCCTGGCCGGATTCTGTTAAGACCGTCGATGACACACGTGAAACCATTCGCGCCAACAGAGAAGAATTTCTCGCCAAATCAGCCGCCGTGTATCTTATCCGCTGGGACGACGCGCTGGCTGGCATCGTCTCCTTCAACACGATTCAAGACAAAGAAGGAGTCATCGGTTATTGGATCGCCGAAGCATTTGAAGGCAAAGGCATCGTTTCTCAGGCCGTCAGCACGCTGATAACGGCCTATACCGGTGCGAGCCTCATTGACCGCTGCGTCATCAGAGCCTCAACCGCCAACACGCGTAGCAACGCTGTCGCTCAACGGCTTGGCTTCCACTTTCACCACACAGAGAAAGACGCCGAGCAGATTGGCGAGCAGTGGTTCAATCACAATATTTATCACTATCCTGCCTGATATTACCCCGTATACCTTCCATCACCTGATGCGCTGACCTCCCGGCTGCGCATCAGATTCTTTCTCTTCACGACGCATTACCTTTGCCATATCGTTATATTTTTGTGACTGATATCACAAAAATGTTGAAATCCAATTTCATCTTCGCTACCATTAAAAACGTGATGAACATCACACTTAACTAACCCGTTAGAGGAGCCTGATAATGAAAATGATGCGCAGAATCAGCAAATTCTTTAAAAGAATGGGAGATGTTTATGTCAGTTACTGTGAACGTATTGGGTCAATCATCAGCCCGTTCTGATTGTGATATAAACAATCTCTGAAGCCGCCTCCTACAGGCGGCTTTTGTTTTTTCATCCTCTCTCATACCTATTCATCCCCCTTTCCTTTTTGTCTACCCACACGTCGCCGATTTGTGCAGCACACCGCATGCCTGAACATTCTCTTTTAAAAACAGCCCAATGCGTTTTTCTTTCACGGCAAAACCACCGTTAACAGACTATGCTTTTCTCTGGCTGTACTTGCTTCGCGTCCACGACGTCTGCGCTAAAAGATATACCCTAAATAATTCGAGTTGCGTGAAGGCAGCAACCGAGCGAATCCTCAGGAGCTTACACAGGTAAGTGACTGGGGTGAGTAAGGGCAGCCAACGCACAAGCAGCTTGAAGTATGACGGGTATAAAAAGGACATGACTATGAGTAAAGTTAAACAACAGGATATTGACCGTCTGATCGAACTGGTCGGCGGGCGTGAGAACATCGCGGCGGTCACGCACTGCATTACTCGTCTCCGCTTCGTCTTGCACGACTCATCCAAAGCCCATCCCAAGAACATTGAAGAGCTGCGTATTGTTAAAGGGTGTTTTACGAACGCCGGACAATTTCAGGTCGTGATCGGCACCAACGTGGATGAGTATTACAAAGCGCTGCTCGCCACCACGGGAAAAGGCGAAATTAATAAAGAAGAAGCCAAAGTCGCCGCTCGCCAGAACATGAGCTGGTTTGAACGCAGCATTTCACATTTTGCCGAGATCTTTTTTCCGCTGCTTCCCGCGCTCATCAGCGGGGGCTTGATCCTCGGAGCCCGTAACGTAATTGGCGATATTCCGATGCGCGACGGGCAAACGCTGGTACAGCTCTACCCGACCTGGCAAACCATCTACGATTTCCTCTGGCTGCTGGGCGAAGCCATCTTCTTCTATCTTCCCGTTGCGGTCTGTTGGTCAACCGTACGCAAAATGGGCGGCACGCCCATCCTCGGCATCGTACTCGGTATCACGCTGGTATCGCCACAGTTAATGAACGCCTATCTTATTGGCCAACAAACGCCTGAAGTGTGGAATTTCGGCTGGTTCACGATCGAGAAGATAGGTTATCAGGCACAGGTCATCCCTTCCGTATTGGCTGGGATGGCGCTGGCCCTGATCGAAATGCGACTGAAAAAAATCGTGCCGGATTACCTCTATCTGGTGGTCGTGCCCGTAACCTCGCTCATTCTGGCCGTTTTCCTAGCACACACGTTGATTGGTCCCTTTGGTCGTATGATTGGCGATGGCGTCGCCTGGGCCGTTAAGGCGGTCATGACAGGCAGTTTCGCTCCCATTGGCGCCGCGCTGTTTGGCTTCCTGTATGCACCGCTGGTCATCACAGGCGTACACCAAACTACCCTCGCGATTGATATGCAGATGATTCAAAGCATGGGCGGCACCCCCGTCTGGCCGCTCATCGCATTGTCCAACATTGCACAGGCGGCTGCCGTCGTCGGGGTGATTCTCGTCAGCCGGAAAGCCAACGAGCGCGAAATTTCTGTTCCTGCGGCGATTTCCGCCTTTCTTGGCGTGACCGAACCCGCCATGTACGGTATCAACCTCAAATACCGCTTTCCGATGCTGTGCGCCATGATTGGCTCCGCTGCGGCTGCACTCATCTGCGGGCTGTACGGCGTAACGGCAAACGGCATCGGCGTAGGTGGGCTACCGGGTATTCTCTCCATCAAGCCACAGTTTTGGGGAATCTTCGCCCTTGCCACGCTGGTTGCCACCGTCATTCCGATTGTATTGACATCGCTGGTCTATAAGCGCAAAACCCGCAATGGCACACTCGATCCTACATAGCGGCATATAATTATTGTCTCAACTCAGGCCGTGCTTGCACGGCCCACTGTAATAAAGGAGCGACCTCATGACCATGAACGCCTCGCTTCCCTGGTGGCAAAATGGCGTGATTTATCAAATCTACCCGAAGAGCTTTCAGGACAGTACCGGCAATGGCATTGGCGACATCGCTGGCATCACCGCCCGGCTCGATTACCTGCAACAGCTGGGCGTCGATGCGATCTGGCTGACACCAGTTTACCTCTCTCCTCAGGTTGACAACGGCTATGACGTCGCCGACTACTGCGCCATCGACCCAGCCTATGGCACGATGGCCGATATGGAAACATTGATCGCGGAAGCGCATCAGCGCCGTATACGTGTCGTCATGGACATGGTGTTCAACCACACCTCTACGCAACACCACTGGTTCCAGAACGCACAGGATCGCCGTAGTCCGTACCGTCATTTTTATATCTGGCGTGATGGTAATGACGGAGCGCTACCTAATAATTGGCGTTCAAAATTTGGCGGCCCGGCCTGGCAGTGGCACGAAGAAAGCAAACAGTACTATCTGCATCTTTTCGCCACTGAACAGGCCGACCTGAATTGGGAACACCCGCGCGTACGGGATGAATTAAAGCAGGTCTGTGCATTTTGGGCGGATAAAGGTGTGGACGGACTGCGGCTGGATGTCATCAATCTGGTTTCCAAGCAGCAGGATTTCCCGTCTGATGCTCAGGGCGATGGACGCCGTTTCTATACCGATGGTCCCCTGATTCATGATTACCTGCAGGAGTTCAGCCGGGATGTTTTTCAGCCCCGTGGCTTGATGACCGTCGGTGAGATGTCATCCACCTCGCTGGAGCACTGCCGCCGCTACGCCGCGCTGGACGGCAATGAACTCTCCATGACGTTCAATTTCCATCATCTGAAAGTCGATTATCCGAATGGGGAAAAATGGACGCTGACGGAACCTGATTTTATCCAACTCAAACAGATCTTTAATCACTGGCAGCAGGGGATGCACAACCATGCCTGGAACGCGCTGTTCTGGTGTAATCACGACCAGCCGCGCATCGTGTCGCGCTTTGGTGACGAAGGCAAATTCCGTGTGCAATCCGCCAAGATGCTGGCGATGGTGCTTCACGGTATGCAAGGCACGCCCTATATCTATCAGGGTGAAGAACTGGGTATGACCAATCCAGGCTATACGCGGATTGAACAATACCGCGATATTGAAAGCCTGAATCAGTTTGCTGAACAGCGCGAACGGGGTCAGCCGGACGAACAAACCTTAGCAATCCTCGCCAGCAAATCACGCGATAACGGCCGCACGCCGATGCAGTGGGATGACAGCCATCATGCTGGGTTTACGACCGGCACGCCGTGGATAACCCCATGCCAGAATGTCGACCACATCAACGCAGCACAGGCGCTGGCGGATAAAGACTCCGTTTTCTATACCTACCAGCAGCTTATTGCTATGCGTAAAGCACTTCCGCTGCTGAC
This region includes:
- the treB gene encoding PTS trehalose transporter subunit IIBC, whose translation is MSKVKQQDIDRLIELVGGRENIAAVTHCITRLRFVLHDSSKAHPKNIEELRIVKGCFTNAGQFQVVIGTNVDEYYKALLATTGKGEINKEEAKVAARQNMSWFERSISHFAEIFFPLLPALISGGLILGARNVIGDIPMRDGQTLVQLYPTWQTIYDFLWLLGEAIFFYLPVAVCWSTVRKMGGTPILGIVLGITLVSPQLMNAYLIGQQTPEVWNFGWFTIEKIGYQAQVIPSVLAGMALALIEMRLKKIVPDYLYLVVVPVTSLILAVFLAHTLIGPFGRMIGDGVAWAVKAVMTGSFAPIGAALFGFLYAPLVITGVHQTTLAIDMQMIQSMGGTPVWPLIALSNIAQAAAVVGVILVSRKANEREISVPAAISAFLGVTEPAMYGINLKYRFPMLCAMIGSAAAALICGLYGVTANGIGVGGLPGILSIKPQFWGIFALATLVATVIPIVLTSLVYKRKTRNGTLDPT
- a CDS encoding PhzF family phenazine biosynthesis protein, encoding MPILRRFKQVDVFTQQPFKGNPLAVIMEAKGLTDAQMQEIARWTNLSETTFVLPATDPLADYHVRIFTPESELPFAGHPTLGTAHALLEEGLRPKSPGQLVQQCGIGLVPINIGEDKSLAFHAPQATLVPFDDEHLPLLEKTLGITGFDRAAIDTRYPPTAVHMGIRWLVIRVDSADTCLNITPDAEALSAVQNLSQTNGIAVYGPHDGATPAGYEIRAFYIERGHLKEDPVTGSANACLAALLRQQHSTNNVTAPLSYLARQGTMLQRDGQITVTYLNDEPWIGGHSVTIVDGTLQG
- a CDS encoding GNAT family N-acetyltransferase, producing MATPFADTSFTDALYALRHQPHLCLTIQEESDADALFTLIQQEKARLRRTLPWPDSVKTVDDTRETIRANREEFLAKSAAVYLIRWDDALAGIVSFNTIQDKEGVIGYWIAEAFEGKGIVSQAVSTLITAYTGASLIDRCVIRASTANTRSNAVAQRLGFHFHHTEKDAEQIGEQWFNHNIYHYPA
- the treC gene encoding alpha,alpha-phosphotrehalase, giving the protein MNASLPWWQNGVIYQIYPKSFQDSTGNGIGDIAGITARLDYLQQLGVDAIWLTPVYLSPQVDNGYDVADYCAIDPAYGTMADMETLIAEAHQRRIRVVMDMVFNHTSTQHHWFQNAQDRRSPYRHFYIWRDGNDGALPNNWRSKFGGPAWQWHEESKQYYLHLFATEQADLNWEHPRVRDELKQVCAFWADKGVDGLRLDVINLVSKQQDFPSDAQGDGRRFYTDGPLIHDYLQEFSRDVFQPRGLMTVGEMSSTSLEHCRRYAALDGNELSMTFNFHHLKVDYPNGEKWTLTEPDFIQLKQIFNHWQQGMHNHAWNALFWCNHDQPRIVSRFGDEGKFRVQSAKMLAMVLHGMQGTPYIYQGEELGMTNPGYTRIEQYRDIESLNQFAEQRERGQPDEQTLAILASKSRDNGRTPMQWDDSHHAGFTTGTPWITPCQNVDHINAAQALADKDSVFYTYQQLIAMRKALPLLTYGDYQDLLPDHPNVWCYQRIWEGQRLLVLANLSKQTQRWQPPIDTHDRRWRLLFSNYSDAQPQPAILALRPFEAIYWVQGMPEKEDKIQG